One genomic window of Salvia miltiorrhiza cultivar Shanhuang (shh) chromosome 4, IMPLAD_Smil_shh, whole genome shotgun sequence includes the following:
- the LOC131020784 gene encoding uncharacterized protein LOC131020784 isoform X2, which yields MAEREVDEECDEERAKSDEDLETNSESILAAINIALILSSLSPSDRDEQRLNLEERESGIRGKNSGSRSDFPARSQQVSGFSRALERQQTSKVQAKIRDCRHSRRL from the exons ATGGCGGAGAGAGAAGTGGACGAAGAGTGCGACGAGGAGCGGGCGAAGAGCGATGAAGATTTGGAGACGAACAGCGAAAGTATTCTCGCCGCGATCAATATTGCTCTgatcctctcttctctctcaccaTCTGATCGCGACGAGCAGCGCCTGAAtctggaggagagagagagtggaatCAGAGGTAAAAACAGTGGATCTAGATCGGATTTCCCCGCGAGAAGCCAGCAAGTGAGCGGATTCAGCCGTGCTCTTGAACGGCAGCAGACGTCGAAGGTTCAAGCTAAGATCAGAGACTGCAG GCACAGCAGAAGATTGTGA
- the LOC131020784 gene encoding uncharacterized protein LOC131020784 isoform X1 produces MAEREVDEECDEERAKSDEDLETNSESILAAINIALILSSLSPSDRDEQRLNLEERESGIRGKNSGSRSDFPARSQQVSGFSRALERQQTSKVQAKIRDCSFCFQAQQKIVMRKRHRNTCR; encoded by the exons ATGGCGGAGAGAGAAGTGGACGAAGAGTGCGACGAGGAGCGGGCGAAGAGCGATGAAGATTTGGAGACGAACAGCGAAAGTATTCTCGCCGCGATCAATATTGCTCTgatcctctcttctctctcaccaTCTGATCGCGACGAGCAGCGCCTGAAtctggaggagagagagagtggaatCAGAGGTAAAAACAGTGGATCTAGATCGGATTTCCCCGCGAGAAGCCAGCAAGTGAGCGGATTCAGCCGTGCTCTTGAACGGCAGCAGACGTCGAAGGTTCAAGCTAAGATCAGAGACTGCAG TTTTTGTTTTCAGGCACAGCAGAAGATTGTGATGCGTAAACGACATAGAAACACATGTAGATAG
- the LOC131020782 gene encoding mitochondrial adenine nucleotide transporter ADNT1-like isoform X1 codes for MASEDVKTSESAVSKIVNLAEEAKLAKEEIKPTKYQVYSICKSLIAGGVAGGVSRTAVAPLERLKILLQVQNSQNIKYNGTIQGLKYIWRTEGFRGLFKGNGTNCARIVPNSAVKFFSYEQASKGILYLYQQQTGNEDAQLTPVLRLGAGACAGIIAMSATYPMDMVRGRITVQTETSPYQYRGMFHALSTVLREEGFRALYKGWLPSVIGVVPYVGLNFAVYESLKDWLIKSKAFGLVEDNELGVATRLACGAAAGTVGQTVAYPLDVIRRRMQMVGWNNASSIVTGDGRSKASLEYTGMVDAFRKTVRHEGFRALYKGLVPNSVKVVPSIAIAFVTYEQVKVLLGVEIRISD; via the exons ATGGCGTCGGAGGATGTGAAGACGAGTGAATCGGCGGTGTCGAAGATTGTTAATTTGGCGGAGGAGGCGAAGCTCGCGAAGGAGGAAATCAAGCCTACTAAGTATCAAGTTTATAGTATCTGCAAATCTCTCATCGCTGGTGGCGTCGCTGGAGGAGT GTCGCGAACCGCTGTAGCTCCGTTGGAACGTCTGAAAATTCTGCTTCAG GTTCAAAATTCACAGAATATAAAGTACAATGGTACTATTCAAGGGTTGAAGTACATATGGAGAACTGAGGGATTTAGGGGCTTGTTCAAAGGGAATGGCACTAATTGTGCTCGAATTGTCCCAAATTCAGCTGTAAAATTCTTCAGCTATGAGCAAGCATCCAA GggtatattatatttatatcagCAACAAACTGGAAATG AGGATGCTCAGCTGACTCCTGTGTTACGCCTGGGTGCTGGAGCTTGTGCTGGAATAATCGCCATGTCTGCCACATACCCAATGGACATGGTTCGAGGCAGGATTACGGTTCAG ACAGAAACGTCTCCTTACCAATACAGGGGAATGTTTCATGCATTATCCACTGTGCTTCGAGAGGAAGGCTTTCGTGCCCTATACAAGGGTTGGCTTCCTTCTGTCATTGGAGTT GTTCCGTATGTGGGTCTCAACTTTGCTGTGTATGAATCCCTCAAAGATTGGTTAATCAAATCTAAAGCCTTTGGGCTTGTTGAGGATAACGAATTGGGTGTTGCGACAAGGCTCGCCTGTGGGGCTGCAGCCGGCACAGTCGGACAAACTGTTGCCTACCCACTCGATGTCATCCGTAGGAGAATGCAGATGGTTGGATGGAACAACGCTTCCTCAATCGTCACCGGTGACGGGAGAAGCAAGGCGTCCCTCGAATACACAGGTATGGTCGATGCTTTCAGGAAAACCGTGAGGCACGAAGGCTTCAGAGCATTGTACAAGGGCCTGGTCCCCAATTCAGTGAAG GTTGTCCCATCGATAGCTATTGCATTTGTGACGTACGAACAAGTGAAAGTGTTGCTCGGGGTAGAGATTAGGATATCCGATTGA
- the LOC131020782 gene encoding mitochondrial adenine nucleotide transporter ADNT1-like isoform X2, producing the protein MGCDLMYSWVDKYILRTYSWVGNLVQNSQNIKYNGTIQGLKYIWRTEGFRGLFKGNGTNCARIVPNSAVKFFSYEQASKGILYLYQQQTGNEDAQLTPVLRLGAGACAGIIAMSATYPMDMVRGRITVQTETSPYQYRGMFHALSTVLREEGFRALYKGWLPSVIGVVPYVGLNFAVYESLKDWLIKSKAFGLVEDNELGVATRLACGAAAGTVGQTVAYPLDVIRRRMQMVGWNNASSIVTGDGRSKASLEYTGMVDAFRKTVRHEGFRALYKGLVPNSVKVVPSIAIAFVTYEQVKVLLGVEIRISD; encoded by the exons ATGGGTTGTGATTTGATGTACTCATGGgttgataaatatattttgaggACATACTCATGGGTTGGTAACTTG GTTCAAAATTCACAGAATATAAAGTACAATGGTACTATTCAAGGGTTGAAGTACATATGGAGAACTGAGGGATTTAGGGGCTTGTTCAAAGGGAATGGCACTAATTGTGCTCGAATTGTCCCAAATTCAGCTGTAAAATTCTTCAGCTATGAGCAAGCATCCAA GggtatattatatttatatcagCAACAAACTGGAAATG AGGATGCTCAGCTGACTCCTGTGTTACGCCTGGGTGCTGGAGCTTGTGCTGGAATAATCGCCATGTCTGCCACATACCCAATGGACATGGTTCGAGGCAGGATTACGGTTCAG ACAGAAACGTCTCCTTACCAATACAGGGGAATGTTTCATGCATTATCCACTGTGCTTCGAGAGGAAGGCTTTCGTGCCCTATACAAGGGTTGGCTTCCTTCTGTCATTGGAGTT GTTCCGTATGTGGGTCTCAACTTTGCTGTGTATGAATCCCTCAAAGATTGGTTAATCAAATCTAAAGCCTTTGGGCTTGTTGAGGATAACGAATTGGGTGTTGCGACAAGGCTCGCCTGTGGGGCTGCAGCCGGCACAGTCGGACAAACTGTTGCCTACCCACTCGATGTCATCCGTAGGAGAATGCAGATGGTTGGATGGAACAACGCTTCCTCAATCGTCACCGGTGACGGGAGAAGCAAGGCGTCCCTCGAATACACAGGTATGGTCGATGCTTTCAGGAAAACCGTGAGGCACGAAGGCTTCAGAGCATTGTACAAGGGCCTGGTCCCCAATTCAGTGAAG GTTGTCCCATCGATAGCTATTGCATTTGTGACGTACGAACAAGTGAAAGTGTTGCTCGGGGTAGAGATTAGGATATCCGATTGA
- the LOC131020781 gene encoding mitochondrial adenine nucleotide transporter ADNT1-like, whose protein sequence is MASEDVKTSESAVSKIVNLAEEAKLAKEEIKPTKYQVYSICKSLIAGGVAGGVSRTAVAPLERLKILLQVQNSQNIKYNGTIQGLKYIWRTEGFRGLFKGNGTNCARIVPNSAVKFFSYEQASKGILYLYQQQTGNEDAQLTPVLRLGAGACAGIIAMSATYPMDMVRGRITVQTETSAYQYRGMFHALSTVLREEGFRALYKGWLPSVIGVVPYVGLNFAVYESLKDWLIKSKAFGLVEDNELGVATRLACGAAAGTVGQTVAYPLDVIRRRMQMVGWNNASSIVTGDGRSKASLEYTGMVDAFRKTVRHEGFRALYKGLVPNSVKVVPSIAIAFVTYEQVKELLGVEIRISD, encoded by the exons ATGGCGTCGGAGGATGTGAAGACGAGCGAATCGGCGGTGTCGAAGATTGTTAATTTGGCGGAGGAGGCGAAGCTCGCGAAGGAGGAAATCAAGCCTACTAAGTATCAAGTTTATAGTATCTGCAAATCTCTCATCGCTGGTGGCGTCGCTGGAGGAGT GTCGCGAACCGCTGTAGCTCCGTTGGAACGTCTGAAAATTCTGCTTCAG GTTCAAAATTCACAGAATATAAAGTACAATGGTACTATTCAAGGGTTGAAGTACATATGGAGAACTGAGGGATTTCGGGGCTTGTTCAAAGGGAATGGAACTAATTGTGCTCGAATCGTCCCAAATTCAGCTGTAAAATTCTTCAGCTATGAGCAAGCATCCAA gggtatattatatttatatcagCAACAAACTGGAAATG AGGATGCTCAGCTGACTCCTGTGTTACGCCTGGGTGCTGGAGCTTGTGCTGGAATAATCGCCATGTCTGCCACATACCCAATGGACATGGTTCGAGGCAGAATTACGGTTCAG ACAGAAACGTCTGCTTACCAATACAGGGGAATGTTTCATGCATTATCCACTGTGCTTCGAGAGGAAGGCTTCCGTGCCCTATACAAGGGTTGGCTTCCTTCTGTCATTGGAGTT GTACCGTATGTGGGTCTCAACTTTGCTGTGTACGAATCCCTCAAAGATTGGTTAATCAAATCTAAAGCCTTTGGGCTTGTTGAGGATAACGAATTGGGTGTTGCGACAAGGCTCGCCTGTGGGGCTGCAGCAGGCACAGTCGGACAAACTGTTGCCTACCCACTCGATGTCATCCGTAGGAGAATGCAGATGGTTGGATGGAACAACGCTTCCTCAATCGTCACCGGTGACGGGAGAAGCAAGGCGTCCCTCGAATACACAGGTATGGTCGATGCTTTCAGGAAAACCGTGAGGCACGAAGGCTTCAGAGCATTGTACAAGGGCCTGGTCCCCAATTCAGTGAAG GTTGTCCCATCGATAGCTATTGCATTTGTGACGTACGAACAAGTGAAAGAGTTACTCGGGGTAGAGATTAGGATATCCGATTGA
- the LOC131020785 gene encoding uncharacterized protein LOC131020785: protein MLLLMVEVQEIAAEMGQSNPNTPVDMNKIYLDVLGGGLDKKQRLFGTGSLALTLKTNISGESSTSAMSDIDKEQYATRLGDVEEQLQEERERTSRLEEHVKVAMEIIKQLQGQSSSATSHPDPPSYVP, encoded by the exons ATGCTGCTCTTAATG GTAGAGGTACAAGAAATTGCTGCAGAGATGGGCCAATCTAATCCTAATACGCCCGTGGATATGAACAAGATTTATCTAGATGTCTTGGGAGGCGGTTTAGATAAAAAGCAAAGATTGTTCGGCACAGGTAGTCTCGCATTGACCTTGAAGACCAATATATCGGGAGAGAGTAGTACTTCAGCTATGTCCGACATTGACAAAGAGCAGTATGCCACTCGCCTAGGAGATGTAGAGGAGCAGCTTCAAGAGGAGCGAGAAAGGACATCTCGATTAGAAGAACATGTTAAAGTTGCAATGGAGATTATCAAGCAGTTGCAAGGGCAATCAAGCAGTGCCACTAGCCATCCAGATCCACCATCATATGTTCCATGA